The Epinephelus lanceolatus isolate andai-2023 chromosome 16, ASM4190304v1, whole genome shotgun sequence nucleotide sequence CACAGTATACCTACAGTTTGCAGTGTGATATGAGACAGTAGCAAAACAGATGAGCAAAAAGTTTGACTAAATCATGCAGAAGATGCAAACCTATGGAGCTCACTGAAACGGTCTACAAGTGAAAATATAAGGTTTCATAAGAGGCATGTATATGTGGCACCATTGATCGGTGCGTCATGGGCTTTTCCGAAATAAGGTGACTGGCGCCATTGCGTGGCATCATGGAAAATTACAGCATCACAGTCAGTCCCgttagtaaataaataaataaatgaaataaaaatagaaaaactaaattaataaaaaaaaacagctggtgTGTGCGCTGAATGGACAAAGACATGATCTGAAGTATTCTGAAGGCTGCTGCACAAAATACTATAAgttaaaataatgtttatgGAGGACACTGGGAGGCTGGTCTGGTATTCGGTGAGTTCCTGGTCTGATTATGGTGCTCTAATTGTGAGGTTATTTATTATAAAAGTGCCGCACTGACTGTAAATTAAAGTGTTTAATTTCCCCCCTAAAAACACGACTTTTAAAACCATGTCACTCTTTCCAGTGCAGCCTATTGTTCATTCCTGCCTTGACTTCTTAAGCTCCTTCACCTCTCACCTTTAAATAAGCGAAGTCAGGCGATATTCCCGTGTCATTAATACAAATCTGTGCTCTTTACACAGAGTTAAACCCTAAACGCCGGAGCGCAGTTACGCAGAGCTACTTTGAGTTCATCCATCCCATTTCCTGGACGGAGTTCCTGAGGGAGGGCCAAAGGAGCGGGCATGGGAAAGTTCTCCCCACTTTTTCCGATTACATCGATTCTTTTTAAAGAAGGCAAACACAAACCCGAGCGGAGCTGCGGACCGCTGCTGTGAGGAGCGGAGGGACACGGCCAGAGGACACTGAGTGCTGAAACCAGTGCGCCAGTAAGGAGACAAAGCCCACTTCACGAGAGAGAAAGGTAGGCACCTTTTCCAATTAGGAACAAACACAAATTAGAATACTTAATGTGACCAAAAAACAGCACTTGTATTGTCATATTACATAATCATGTCCCTGTAGTTGCCGTGTAtttgatattgttttttaaTCCCACAAAGtatcacaataaaaaaagtaCTTTCTACTGACTTTTGGTGCGTAATTATActtttgtgttattattttttcaccTTATGTGCAGTGAATTAAAGAGTGAGCTTTCTAAAGTGGAGTGGAATCTCTAGTATTTTAGTTTTCAATATAAATGATGAATCTGTGGGActttatattgtgttttatgattatttattaatttatttacccTGCTTTGTTGTGGGCGTTGTTTAAAATTCCATATGGTTTCTATAGACAacttaaaaaactaaaagtatGCCAGTAATAAGGCGAGAAATGATACTAAAAATAGACTTATCACTGGTGTTGTGAAAAGCCTTTTGTAACTTGTAGTGTCTGCGGCAGGAATTAATTTTTTTGGGTTagtgttttattgtattttatcactGCCTGACTGAGCAGATTCAGTGCCCGGGGAAAGCGTCCCCTGCCCCCAACCCTCacacccccccaaaaaactttcataattttatttatgtactgtgtttatcacaaacaacaaagagacatgaacACAAATAACTTAACTAAGAGGCACATATACAAATTTTGTTGCCTTCTTTTTCTGTACTAGGCCTTGGATGGCTTTCGCCTTTCCATTTCTTTACTCTAATACTCCCTGCATACGCTCCACAATGCTCTAGCATGTTCTGACTGTGGTGATCACTCACTGATGAGCACATTAAGGTGAGCTGCGTTGCCACGAGAGGTGGTACCCACACTGCGGATGGTTAACACTTTGGATCATTTCCCCCTTATATTTGttgctttcaaattaaaaaataaaataaagtttttgttaACAGTCTTATGTCATGCTACTTTTCtatgttggaactattttcagTCTGTTGGTATTCTGAGGAATGTCTTGTAGAGATAAAAGTAATGCTCCAGACAATACTCCCAGAAGTGAATCAGtccatttgtcatttttgtgcTTGTTCAGCAGGCCAGACTCTTTGACAGTCCATTGTCTTGTCTCATCCTGTCACAAGAGTTTGTATTTTCACTGTTAGGGACAGTTTCTTTTCTCAGAGGGgaagaaataacaaaaaacataaatagtctaaacaagtggacaagtgTCACAGCGGTGCCTCAACTCCCCCACACAGGATGTTTATTCagatgcatttgtgtgtgtgtgtgtgtgtgtgtgtgtacagagacgcacacacacaaattgagCTTCCCAGCAAGTCACTGACTGTGTCATTTATCATTAACAGTTTAAATCAATACCTCAGTATTGTCCAAGCTTTAATTGATTCATGAATCCAATTAGAAAAATGAATGTGCTTGTGTATAATAATGCTGTATAGTGTAAAAGTACGAGTGGCCCCCTCTTGGACTGATTCAATCCAGTTTCACTCTGCACAGTTTCCTTTCATATTACACGTTAACTTAAGCaccatgtgtttttgctttAGTTCATTTTACTGTATGGAGGCCTTGTTTTTCACATCTTGATGATGAGGAGTTGAACGATGATGTGAGCTCATGGAAGAACTAATAGAGGGGGGCTGCAGCCAGATACACATGTTccccagtaaaaaaaaaagacaccatTATAGTGAAAAGGTTGGAGAGACTTAGCTCATGTGTTTGCTTATAGAAATCATTAAACACTTGTGCATTAGCCATGCGTTAATAAAAACCTTTGAGGATTTTGTTGTGGAAACAAAATATGCCAATTAGGTGTTAAGTGGCATATTGAAGCCAATCTGTTCAACAATGGAGCAATAAATATAAAGGTAGAGGAACTGTATGACCTGCAGAGCGACTACACGTGCAGGCAGGTATAATGGGGTCCAGACACGCGCTTCACATTAGGGGAGTTCAAAAGGAACAGCCACTAACTTAAAAGTCCTCATTTAGTGTCCTTGGTTATATTCTGTGCTGCAAAAGGTGAGTTTATTCAAAAATCTTATTTCTGACATTCTCTCGTTCTCCCCTGTCCGTCCAACTGTCCTTCTCAGGAGCAGAGGATGTCCAGAGCTGACTGGTCCTTCCTGGAGCACCTGCTGGAGGAGGGCCAGGAGTATTCGACAGGCGTCGGCCGCGTCTGGCTCACCGTGCTCTTCCTGTTCCGCATGCTGGTTCTGGCAACTGCCGCCGAATCTGCCTGGGATGACGAGCAAGCCGACTTCGTCTGCAACACGCGACAACCTGGTTGCACCGCCGTGTGCTACGACAAAGCCTTCCCCATCTCCCACTTTCGCTACTTCGTCCTCCAGGTCATCTTCGTCTCCACGCCCACCATCTTCTACTTTGCATACGTGGCTATACGGGCGGGGAGAGACAAGAATAAAGAGGAGGATGggaaggaggaaggagaagGTGCTGGGGGTAAGAGAGGAGAAACAGTGATAGAAAGGGACAAtaacagtgtgaataaagacaATGCAGAAGAGACGGAGAAAAAAGAGGACAGTGGGAAAGTTAGAAAAGCTGACAGGGCTCCTCCTGAGGCTCCAAAGCTGAAAGGCAGGTTGCTGTGTGCGTATGCATTTAGCATACTGTTAAAAGTCCTACTAGAAGTCGGCTTCATCGTAGGACTGTGGTTTCTTTATGATGGCTTCTTCATTTCAGCAAAGTTTGAGTGCACAAGGGTTCCTTGTCCTCACACAGTGGACTGCTTTGTCTCTCGTCCCACGGAGAAGACCATCTTTACCATCTACACTCAGGTGATCGCTGCCATATCCGTACTCCTCAACCTCGTCgagcttctccacctcctccagctCGCCATCTCTCATCGGCTGGAGAAACGCTACCTTGCCCAGCACCAAGACTACCTACCTCGGTCAGAGCAGGTACCAGCTCAACAGGACGCTCCAGAACTCCAACAGGATGCGCTACAGTCCTACAGAGCAGGGAGTCATGTCAACATCCCCATGCAGGGGGAGGCTGCGTACTATCCCAACCCCTGTGAGAGCCATGGCGATCTGGCGATAGAGGTGAACTGGGGACCTGGGGAGACTGGGAGCGACCTGCTTCCTAGTTATATGAACTGCATGGAGGCTATAAAGACAACACACTCCCCGAGAGTCCATTATAAGAAACACGCACACCACACTGGGAAAAACACTAAGGGTGCTTATAAAGGACACTCCAAGCAGAAACATTATGTATGACGCATTCAGATGTGGTGATAAGTCTCTTAGGACCATGAAAGGTTTGTTTGGTGTCGTTCATTTTATGGTATAAATACTATCCTGCACATGACACTTGACTATCAGGAGTGAGAGCTTGAACAATGGAGAAAGGAAGAACAATTATTGCACTGTGAACTCGATGCCTCAGAGGCAGGCAGATATTCAAACAGAGATTTACGAAATAAATGGACCTATTGAAAACATTTCAAGAACACTCCTCAAGGCAAAGAAAATGAGAGTCCACAATGAGAGAAGATTACAGTCATAAGATGTTACATTTAATGGCTTTAGGGTGGACTGCGACAGTGGAAAAATACAGTGCGATGGGGGTCTGCAGAGGGGCTGGGGATACGTGTGTATGGGAGAGTGTGCAGTAGAACCAGATTTAAGCATATTCCTCTGAGATCTGCACTGTAACTGCTGGAGTTCTTTgaagcccccccccccttcgtcgtctctccctctcccatgGCTCCGTCCACACTGCGGAATGTGCTGGTCTCTGGATCCCGCTTTGCTCCCAAGAGGATAAGGCCTGCGtggatgcatgcatgcatgcatgcacacacgcaaTGTACTTTTCCCCTTTCACCCAGTGAGTCTCGGTCACTCGAGTTGGGGACGTGAACTGGGGAAGACACAGGGGAGCCAAACCAGAGGAATTCTGGGATTGTAAGTGAGTTGTCATTGCCAGTAACCATAGTAATTTAGCTATGAAGAAAGAGGGGCGAGAGAGGAGCACTGCATACTAGATCATGAGAGCTGAATAATGGAGGAACGACAAGCATCCAGTTGGAAAATCAAACCTTTTTCGAGAGCTTGAGAGGACTCAAAAGATGCATTAGTGATTGCACATCGAGTGGACGGAAAGCGGTACAGACATGTGCAAACTTAATGAAAGTAAATGACCAATTTTGGGAAAACTGTATTTAATGTTTCAAGTATTATGAAATACcaatgttattatttattattttgtgggaaataaagtttaaagttaCATAAATTTATGATGACATGGTCAAATTACggtattaaaatgaataactaTCAGTATATGCATTTTACCTGTTCTACAAAGGAtttactgaacaaaaatttcaacataacacttttgtttttactccaatttttacagatttaaagagagaaagacttgtacacacacaaatgaataatttctatcaaattttggtcacaaaatTGATAAAATACATGTTcatgagcacttctcctttcccaagataatccatctaCCCGCTGGGAATGGTAAATGGGCCTACATTTGTACAGCGCcttttctagtcatccgaccactcaaaccgctttttacaccacgagtcacattcacccattcacacacacattcattcattggtGGCTGAAGCTACCATGCAAGGTGCCACCTACTACTCAGttttttacacactcacacaccgatggaagtaTCCTCGGTTCAGaatcttgctcaaggatgcttcacatgtagactggaggagctggagatcGAACTGCtcatcttccgattggtggatgacctgctctacctctgagccacatgaGAAAAGCCCACCAAGTCACAAGTTTTAGGGAGGGTTCCATAGGCATGCTGACTTCagaaatgtccaccagagctgttgcccatgaaCTAAAAGTTAATTTCACTATCATAAGCCATCtccaatttggcagtacatccaaccagccacACAACTGCAGACCACGTGTCCCGACATAACTTGTGTACATCTGTAGCTCTAGTCATGTGAAATTCAGAATTCATAGTAATAAAATATacttttcaaaattaaaactgaacattttcaagtgaccttttattgtgaccagccCAAGGCAAACCTGTGTAATTCTGATGCCGTTCACACCTAAATTTGAAAGAAATTAGTCTTGTGTGCATAAAAAGGTCTTACATCTTTCATTTATACTGCTAAAAAATAGTACAATAACAAAAgtgttacatttgtattatTGTTTGGGGAATTAAAGATGCCATACAGAGACTATATTCCATACAACCTGGTCTCTTGTGTACTGTAGGGATGAGATTTCTGTGTGGGGAAAATGTCTCTTTAGCGTATATTGCTTGTGTCCAACCACTATCCAAATACTGTCACAATATGGAGGCACTGAATCGCTCAAGTGAAAGCACTTTGGGAATGATCGAAAGGCGGAGGTGTGGAGAAGTGGATGAGCCGTACAGGGCATCATGAGCATAACCTCCTGAGTGGGAAAAATGGAGGGAAATAATGTTAATTCAATGGCTTTCAAACCCGTCGCTCTGGCTTAAGAGGGAAGAAAGACATCAATTATATGCCAGTAAAAGTTCATACACGGTGGAACAGCACTTTATGCTGGCTCTATTTAATATCCCTCAGGGAGCCCTGACTGTTAGCGCTGTTTTTGTGGATAGAAATTGATAAAAATCCAGCACCTTCAACAAAGGTGCTCGCCCAGGCTCTCCATGAATTAAGCCATACGTCTTTTCAGAGACACGGCCGCAGTGCTCTGCAGCATAGCACTCATTTCCAGCAATTTACAGAACTGTCTCCATGACGATAAGCAGTTATCTATAGCAGGAAAAGGAGGTTTATGGGAAATTCGAGTGAGACAGGTTCTCAGAAAACAAACTGCTTGAACAGCATGAGGCCAAACAAGAGCTGCAacaagcagctgaaaacaaaaataaaaaactttttttcctcttctgctGCAGTTTTATCAAAATGTTTTAtcgtttaataataataataggaaGACTGATTCTCTGTCCTCAGAGTGGAATGTGTTTATTGTGGGCAGCTGCTCCCTGTGTCAAGAATAAATTGGCAGACACTGCTGGGAGAACAATCCAAACAGAGCCTGCCGAAGCTGCCCAGTTCAATGCCTGTTCACAGAACTTGGCTGGCATTCCCGTGCTGTCTTGTTATCGCAGCGCAGGTGGGTGGGTGCATGAGCCTGCGCTCGCGTGCGTGTGTACACGTGATCGTTCATGTATGTGTTTCCACAAAAAGCCAGGGGGTCACGGAACAGATTGCACAGTGTGACCCATATCGGGATCTCTGCTGCCAACCAAAGCCAGCAGCGGAACAGCAGAGCTCCCTTTTACATCCATCTTCCTTATAGCCGATCGAGCCGGAGAAGCCCGACGCCCCGCTCTATTCTTTCCACAGAGTAAACTCTCACCTCTTGTTCAGTGGAGCAAATACAAACCTCCAAGATGAGAACAACATTGCAGGTTATTTGCTGCTCCAACGACCATTTTTTCTCTACAGTCAATACCTACCTGCCAGAGAAACTGCAGCCCTCCTATCAAGCCTCCTAACAGTGCAGGTAAAAGTGACGCTCAGGCTATACGTTCCTCCATCACAACAGCTTTTATCAaattttcttatattttttgttttgattggctAATATTCACTAGTCTAGACTATTtcccaaacacagacacatgctgCTTCAAGAGGATATTCCAATAAGGACTTCACAATGGAGCTAATTGTTTGTGTAAAGCTGTGCAAATAACCTGAGTCATTAGCTGGAAGACCCCAATCTGTGCGACAGGTCATCCTTAACGGTTATACATGCAAACTCTGGGATCAGCTGCCCCATTCTGACTGTGTTTCCTGACATTGTTGAAGTCACCGCTGATGCACTTCCTCACTCTGCTGGTGAAGCCACATACCATTGATCACACATGAAGACAGGCAGTAGCTCAGTTTAGTGAATGAGCGTACACTTACGCACTACAGCAGGGCCGTAATCACCTATTTAACATAGATTGGAGGGGGGCACCTTTTCTAATCAACACTTTTTGCGGCACCCTCAACAGTGGTCTGGGGTAAATTCCCACCTGGACAAAAATTTTAAAACTTAACAGCTGAACTGACCATTTCAGAGCATTTCGAAACAAACATCTTAGATCAAGGCTTCTCAAAGGTTTGACAACTGAGTGCCATTTTAGGGAGCCAACATATGATTGAGGGGAACACTCAcatcacatacttccattagtacACTTCAATGTAGTACACTATGTAtactagggcattaacagaaaagttgacgtgtcgacgtcagtggcacaagtcgacacaCCTCGGGAAGAGTCGacaagttgtgtgttttttccctctctctctctctctctctgtgtgcttgtgtacggaatgcaatcgctgcctctgattggcttacactgatactttatccttgataagtgaacatactcgggcgtactataagtggagcagactccgcgaggaatatccgaagtcattcgggctttcatagtcgagcgcacttctgtgttgtagtttcctgtaaaaatgtccgtgaaaaatccctgtgatgtgaaaaatacatgccgagcagtcatgggtgcgcggagcggagtccgcacggtcgtaaaatctgagctttgcgcacaCAGGGCTTGCAGACGTCAGCTTTGAGTCTAcgcggacctccgcagagtccgttcCACGTAcattccgcccgagtatgttcgggccttcagacacacatcacatgtgtggagatacttcactttcctccgccgtgtcgatgtgatgatgtcatcaaatgacttgtcaaCTCGACttcgactttattgacagataagtcgacctgaaaaaaatcaaagtcgttaatgccctaatGTATACTATATTCTTCTTACGTGGTGCACTGACTTCAGCAGGGTAGCGTTGTCTCAAATTCTGCACTGCCATTTTGCACTTACAGGAAGTAACAaagatttt carries:
- the gja4 gene encoding gap junction alpha-4 protein — its product is MSRADWSFLEHLLEEGQEYSTGVGRVWLTVLFLFRMLVLATAAESAWDDEQADFVCNTRQPGCTAVCYDKAFPISHFRYFVLQVIFVSTPTIFYFAYVAIRAGRDKNKEEDGKEEGEGAGGKRGETVIERDNNSVNKDNAEETEKKEDSGKVRKADRAPPEAPKLKGRLLCAYAFSILLKVLLEVGFIVGLWFLYDGFFISAKFECTRVPCPHTVDCFVSRPTEKTIFTIYTQVIAAISVLLNLVELLHLLQLAISHRLEKRYLAQHQDYLPRSEQVPAQQDAPELQQDALQSYRAGSHVNIPMQGEAAYYPNPCESHGDLAIEVNWGPGETGSDLLPSYMNCMEAIKTTHSPRVHYKKHAHHTGKNTKGAYKGHSKQKHYV